In Streptomyces rapamycinicus NRRL 5491, the genomic stretch TGGGCTTGATGATGGTGGTGCTCACCTGGCGGGAGCGGTTCATCGCCGCCGGTGCCGCGATCGGCATCGACATCGTCATCTTCCTGGTGCGGTGGGTGGCCGACGCGAAGGTGACCGAAGGGCACCCCTTCGGCAACGGCGCGCTGTGGGTGATGCTGGGCTGTGTGGTCATCGCGGTCACGCGCCGCACCGGCCGGGAACGCGCCCTGCTGCTGAAGGGCGTGGGGCTGGGGCTGCTGCTGGTGGCCGGCCGCAAGACCGGCGACACCTGGCTGCTCATCACGGCGAAGTCCCGCCCGACGGTGCTCGATCCTTACCTGGCGACCGCCGATCACGCGCTGGGCAACCCGTCGTGGCTGGCGGGCCGGATCGTCGAGGCCATGGGCCCGATCGGCGCCCACGTGCTCGACTACGTCTACATTCAGCTTCCGGTGGCCGCGGTCATCGTCTCGATTTATCAACTGCGCAACGTGTCGGTCGAGCGCCGCTTCCCGCGCCACCACCTGGTGCGTACCTTCCTTGCCATCGGCCTCCTCGGGCCGGCCATCTACATGGTCTTCCCGGTGGTCGGACCGATCTTCGCCTACGGCGGCGGCGCCTTCGGCACCGGTGGCGAGCACTGGGCGCTGGCCAACCTGTGGCCGCACACGCCGCCGCCCATCAGCGTTCCGCACTCGATGCCCTTCGACGAGATCACGCCACGCAACTGCATGCCCAGTCTGCATACGGCGTGGGCCACCTCGATCTTCATCCATTCCCGCCAGGGCCCACGGATCCTGCGGTTCGCGGGAACGTTCTGGCTCGTCGCCACGCTCGGCGCGACGCTGGGATTCGGCTACCACTACGGCGTGGATCTCATCGCGGGCGTGGTGTTCGCGCTCACGATCGAGGCGGCGCTGCGCTCGCTCGCACGTGGCTGGGACCGGTCGGGGACCCAACTGGTCGTCCACGGCGCGGCGGTCTTCGCCGCCCTCCTGGTGGCCTATCGCTATCTGCCGGTGGAGATGGCCGGACACCCATGGGTGTTCGGACCCCTTCTCCTGCTGGCGATGGGCTCGGTGATCCACGGCTATGTACGGACCACCAGGCTGTGGGAGCCGAAGGCCGCACCCGCGCTGCAACCGGAACCGCGGCCCGAAATGGTGTGAGCCGTGCTGACCGCAAGG encodes the following:
- a CDS encoding phosphatase PAP2 family protein, with product MFSRINSRITFAAWRRPRTVLWAVAGVAVLGFLVALEVTARRYGLPGPITNQVQEVVFAPKSGFLLYAGMGLMMVVLTWRERFIAAGAAIGIDIVIFLVRWVADAKVTEGHPFGNGALWVMLGCVVIAVTRRTGRERALLLKGVGLGLLLVAGRKTGDTWLLITAKSRPTVLDPYLATADHALGNPSWLAGRIVEAMGPIGAHVLDYVYIQLPVAAVIVSIYQLRNVSVERRFPRHHLVRTFLAIGLLGPAIYMVFPVVGPIFAYGGGAFGTGGEHWALANLWPHTPPPISVPHSMPFDEITPRNCMPSLHTAWATSIFIHSRQGPRILRFAGTFWLVATLGATLGFGYHYGVDLIAGVVFALTIEAALRSLARGWDRSGTQLVVHGAAVFAALLVAYRYLPVEMAGHPWVFGPLLLLAMGSVIHGYVRTTRLWEPKAAPALQPEPRPEMV